The following proteins come from a genomic window of Sphaerisporangium rubeum:
- a CDS encoding glucokinase, with protein MSGIAPPSAAAPWLVADIGGTNARFGLVTAPQGRPESVAVLPVAEYDGLDGAVRAYLRTHSGGVRPEAACLAIAGPVHRDRYRLTNAGWSGSVAGLGIPHVELLNDFEALALSLPRLTGEEDLASLGGPVPAPGMVKAVLGPGTGLGVAGLVPARGGWVPVPGEGGHVSAPAVTDLEIEVVRALRSDGMAFVDAEHLLSGPGLERLRHGLALVEGVAVAPLPAAEIVARVDDSLCSQTVSVFCGLLGSFAANVALTLGAHGGVYLGGGIVPRIVRRIRESDFRRRFEANLVLSGYLTGISTTAIVARQPALTGATAWLGQKFADQRPGPKPGYADRVASPAPPAGPPSPGTAGPAASPRTRSTAQ; from the coding sequence GTGAGCGGCATCGCGCCGCCGTCGGCGGCGGCGCCGTGGCTGGTGGCCGACATCGGCGGGACCAACGCGCGGTTCGGGCTCGTGACGGCGCCGCAGGGACGGCCGGAGTCGGTGGCCGTGCTGCCGGTGGCGGAGTACGACGGTCTGGACGGCGCCGTGCGCGCGTACCTGCGGACGCACAGCGGGGGCGTGCGGCCGGAGGCGGCGTGCCTGGCGATCGCCGGGCCGGTGCACCGCGACCGGTACCGGCTGACCAACGCGGGGTGGTCGGGGTCGGTGGCCGGGCTCGGCATCCCGCACGTCGAGCTGCTCAACGACTTCGAGGCCCTTGCGCTGTCGCTGCCGCGGCTGACCGGTGAGGAGGACCTCGCGTCCCTCGGCGGTCCCGTCCCGGCACCCGGCATGGTGAAGGCCGTGCTCGGGCCCGGCACGGGTCTCGGCGTGGCGGGGCTGGTGCCGGCGCGCGGGGGCTGGGTGCCGGTGCCGGGAGAAGGCGGCCACGTGTCGGCGCCGGCCGTGACCGACCTGGAGATCGAGGTGGTCCGGGCCCTGCGCTCCGACGGCATGGCGTTCGTGGACGCCGAGCACCTGCTGTCCGGGCCCGGTCTGGAGCGGCTGCGGCACGGGCTGGCGCTGGTCGAGGGGGTCGCGGTGGCGCCGCTGCCGGCCGCCGAGATCGTGGCACGGGTGGATGATTCACTATGCTCACAGACCGTTTCGGTGTTCTGTGGGCTACTGGGGAGCTTTGCGGCTAATGTCGCGTTGACGCTCGGCGCACACGGCGGGGTGTACCTCGGGGGTGGGATCGTGCCGCGGATCGTCCGGCGCATACGGGAGAGCGACTTCCGGCGCCGCTTCGAGGCCAATCTCGTGCTGTCGGGGTACCTGACCGGCATTTCCACGACGGCCATCGTGGCGAGGCAGCCCGCGCTGACCGGCGCGACGGCCTGGCTCGGCCAGAAGTTCGCCGACCAGCGGCCCGGCCCGAAGCCCGGCTACGCCGACCGTGTGGCGTCACCCGCGCCGCCGGCCGGCCCACCGTCCCCGGGGACCGCCGGACCGGCGGCGTCCCCACGAACGAGGAGCACCGCGCAGTGA
- a CDS encoding DUF2470 domain-containing protein has translation MHVTVPPISERVRGLALTAAPTHVSLDGTAHTARGAVDEAGRPLLLVRPGEPLHTLRDEAVVTVDLTATRALAGIDHPRGLLKIQGWAEAVPEAGLRAAAVAVAARCPDESLFAAVENDPAGPRLFQVDVAQVIYLTGQESGMLDAEDYFGTGPDPLLEAAERMLAHVNGSHREQLHGALAVLLGHPVRDAWLWELDRYGVTVRSGVEDPTLIRLPWPSPVTTPHALERALAAMLCPHERRRP, from the coding sequence ATGCACGTCACGGTCCCGCCGATCTCCGAGCGCGTCCGGGGCCTGGCCCTGACCGCCGCACCCACCCACGTCTCCCTGGACGGCACCGCGCACACGGCCCGCGGCGCGGTGGACGAGGCCGGCCGTCCCCTGCTGCTGGTCCGGCCCGGCGAGCCGCTGCACACCCTGCGGGACGAGGCCGTGGTGACCGTGGACCTCACCGCCACCCGCGCTCTGGCCGGGATCGACCACCCTCGCGGCCTGCTGAAGATCCAGGGCTGGGCCGAGGCCGTACCGGAGGCGGGCCTGCGGGCCGCGGCGGTGGCGGTCGCCGCGCGCTGTCCCGACGAGTCCCTGTTCGCCGCCGTCGAGAACGACCCGGCGGGACCACGGCTGTTCCAGGTGGACGTCGCACAGGTGATCTACCTGACCGGCCAGGAGTCAGGCATGCTGGACGCCGAGGATTACTTCGGCACCGGTCCCGACCCGCTGCTGGAGGCGGCCGAGCGCATGCTGGCGCACGTCAACGGGTCTCATCGCGAGCAGTTGCACGGCGCGCTCGCCGTCCTGCTCGGCCACCCGGTGCGGGACGCGTGGCTGTGGGAGCTGGACCGCTACGGCGTGACCGTGCGCTCCGGCGTCGAGGACCCCACCCTCATCCGCCTGCCGTGGCCCTCACCGGTGACCACCCCGCACGCTCTGGAGCGCGCGCTGGCCGCCATGCTCTGCCCCCACGAGCGCCGCCGACCGTAG
- a CDS encoding ROK family protein, translating to MRRRSAATLATSGDVLGLIRSGEAVTRADIGRVTGLSRPAVALRVGELLEHGLVVEDTEGPSTGGRPPARLRFDATGGVVLVASLGAGRTQIAMCDLAARELARTELEIDVERGPDVVLPLLMDHWAGLLGDRPLSSVRGVGMGMPATVEFAAGRVESARVMASWTGVIIPPIVAARYPVPVFVDNDVNVIAMGEYRAAYAPEVDDLLFVKVSTRIGAGVIAGGGILRGALGAAGEIGHIPVRDGGGVLCRCGNIDCVDSVASGTAILRDLRARGREVSSLADVVTLVRAGDAETMAVVRRAGRLLGEVVASAVNLLNPAVVVLGGDVTESFQPLVSAVREVVHRRSTALATRSLRVERTRLGPSAGIVGCALMVIDHILAPEAVDTALRSAALVGAEHGGQRALQSVRGGHR from the coding sequence GTGCGGCGACGATCAGCGGCCACGCTGGCCACCAGCGGTGACGTGCTCGGCCTGATCAGGTCGGGTGAGGCGGTCACCCGCGCCGACATCGGCCGGGTCACCGGGCTGTCCCGGCCCGCCGTGGCCCTGCGGGTCGGCGAGCTGCTGGAGCACGGCCTCGTGGTCGAGGACACCGAGGGCCCTTCCACCGGAGGCAGGCCGCCGGCCCGGCTCAGGTTCGACGCGACCGGGGGAGTCGTGCTCGTCGCCTCGCTCGGCGCGGGACGCACGCAGATCGCGATGTGCGACCTGGCGGCCCGCGAGCTGGCCCGCACCGAGCTGGAGATCGACGTCGAGCGCGGCCCCGACGTGGTGCTGCCGCTGCTGATGGACCACTGGGCCGGCCTGCTCGGCGACCGGCCCCTGTCGTCGGTGCGCGGGGTCGGCATGGGGATGCCGGCGACGGTGGAGTTCGCCGCGGGCCGCGTCGAGAGCGCGCGCGTCATGGCGAGCTGGACCGGCGTGATCATCCCGCCGATCGTCGCGGCACGCTACCCGGTGCCGGTGTTCGTCGACAACGACGTCAACGTGATCGCGATGGGGGAATACCGCGCCGCGTACGCACCCGAGGTCGACGACCTGCTGTTCGTGAAGGTCTCCACCCGCATCGGCGCCGGCGTCATCGCCGGCGGCGGCATCCTGCGCGGCGCGCTCGGCGCCGCCGGCGAGATCGGCCACATCCCCGTGCGCGACGGCGGCGGCGTGCTGTGCAGATGCGGCAACATCGACTGCGTCGACTCGGTGGCCAGCGGCACCGCCATCCTGCGCGACCTGCGGGCCCGCGGACGCGAGGTCTCCTCACTCGCCGACGTCGTCACGCTGGTGCGCGCCGGTGACGCCGAGACCATGGCGGTGGTGCGCCGCGCCGGCCGCCTCCTCGGCGAGGTGGTGGCGAGCGCCGTCAACCTGCTCAACCCCGCCGTCGTCGTCCTCGGCGGCGACGTCACAGAGAGCTTCCAGCCCCTGGTGTCGGCCGTGCGCGAGGTCGTGCACCGCCGCTCCACGGCCCTGGCCACCCGCAGCCTGCGCGTGGAGCGCACCCGCCTCGGCCCGTCCGCCGGCATCGTCGGCTGCGCGCTCATGGTGATCGACCACATCCTCGCACCGGAGGCCGTGGACACGGCGCTACGGTCGGCGGCGCTCGTGGGGGCAGAGCATGGCGGCCAGCGCGCGCTCCAGAGCGTGCGGGGTGGTCACCGGTGA
- the edd gene encoding phosphogluconate dehydratase, translated as MNPVVEEVTARVTARSRWSRAAYLRRVEAAAREARERGPARTALGCANLAHGFAACSPADKLALRGAERPGVAIVSAYNDMLSAHQPYETYPPLLKAAVREAGGVAQFAGGVPAMCDGVTQGRPGMELSLYSREVIAMATAIALSHDMFDASLLLGVCDKIVPGLLIGALHFGHLPALFVPAGPMPSGLPNKVKARARQAFAEGKIGRGEMLDAEAKSYHSPGTCTFYGTANSNQVLMEVMGLHLPGSTFVNPGTELRDALTAAAGRRAVQITAHGEEYTPVGEVVDEKAVVNAAVALLATGGSTNHTMHLVAIAAAAGVELLWDDLAALSAHVPLLTRMYPNGQADVNHFEAAGGMQVLIGDLLDNGLLHEDVLTVAGRGLGRYRERPTLSGGAPVWAEAPGVSADLDVLRPVAEPFSADGGIHIVHGNLGRAVSKVSAVKPEHLVIEAPAKVFDDQAELLAAFEAGALDGQDFVAVIRYQGPRANGMPELHKLTPPLAVLLDRGMKVALVTDGRMSGASGKVPAAIHLSPEAADGGPIALVRDGDPIRLDSAAGTLELLVPEAELASRTPAGRPLADDEWVGTGRELFTAFRRMAAPPERGAGVFALSGAETATFGGLPVARDDAGGMSLRTGDGTRKSQASGDGTRGGRGSGIGARGVLTEGARGRRAAEFAEGRA; from the coding sequence GTGAACCCCGTCGTCGAGGAGGTCACCGCACGCGTCACCGCACGCAGCCGGTGGAGCCGCGCCGCCTACCTGCGGCGCGTGGAGGCCGCGGCACGCGAGGCCCGTGAGCGTGGCCCCGCGCGCACCGCGCTCGGCTGCGCCAACCTGGCCCACGGATTCGCCGCCTGCTCCCCCGCCGACAAGCTGGCGCTGCGCGGCGCGGAACGGCCCGGTGTGGCGATCGTGTCGGCGTACAACGACATGCTGTCGGCGCACCAGCCGTACGAGACCTACCCGCCGCTGCTGAAGGCGGCGGTGCGCGAGGCCGGCGGCGTGGCGCAGTTCGCCGGCGGGGTCCCCGCGATGTGCGACGGCGTCACGCAGGGCCGTCCCGGCATGGAGCTGTCGCTGTACAGCCGCGAGGTCATCGCCATGGCCACCGCGATCGCGCTGTCGCACGACATGTTCGACGCCTCGCTGCTGCTCGGTGTGTGCGACAAGATCGTGCCGGGCCTCCTGATCGGCGCGCTGCACTTCGGCCACCTGCCGGCGCTGTTCGTCCCCGCGGGGCCGATGCCGTCCGGGCTGCCGAACAAGGTCAAGGCGCGGGCCCGCCAGGCGTTCGCGGAAGGCAAGATCGGCCGCGGCGAGATGCTGGACGCCGAGGCGAAGTCCTACCACTCCCCCGGCACGTGCACCTTCTACGGCACGGCCAACTCCAACCAGGTGCTCATGGAGGTCATGGGCCTGCACCTGCCGGGCTCGACGTTCGTCAACCCCGGCACCGAACTGCGGGACGCGCTGACCGCCGCGGCGGGACGGCGTGCCGTCCAGATCACCGCGCACGGCGAGGAGTACACCCCGGTCGGCGAGGTGGTGGACGAGAAGGCCGTGGTGAACGCGGCCGTGGCGCTGCTGGCCACCGGCGGCTCCACCAACCACACCATGCACCTGGTGGCGATCGCCGCCGCGGCCGGCGTCGAACTGCTGTGGGACGACCTCGCGGCGCTGTCGGCGCATGTGCCGCTGCTGACCCGCATGTACCCCAACGGCCAGGCGGACGTGAACCACTTCGAGGCGGCCGGCGGCATGCAGGTGCTGATCGGCGACCTGCTGGACAACGGGCTGCTGCACGAGGACGTGCTGACCGTCGCGGGCCGCGGCCTCGGCCGCTACCGCGAACGTCCCACTCTCAGCGGCGGCGCGCCGGTATGGGCCGAGGCGCCGGGGGTGAGCGCCGACCTCGACGTGCTGCGGCCGGTGGCCGAGCCGTTCTCCGCCGACGGCGGCATCCACATTGTGCACGGCAACCTCGGCCGCGCGGTCAGCAAGGTGTCGGCGGTCAAGCCCGAGCACCTGGTGATCGAGGCCCCCGCCAAGGTCTTCGACGACCAGGCGGAACTGCTCGCGGCGTTCGAGGCAGGCGCACTGGACGGCCAGGACTTCGTCGCGGTGATCCGCTACCAGGGGCCGCGCGCCAACGGCATGCCGGAACTGCACAAGCTGACGCCGCCGCTCGCGGTGCTCCTGGACCGGGGGATGAAGGTCGCGCTGGTCACCGACGGCCGCATGTCCGGCGCGTCCGGCAAGGTGCCGGCGGCCATCCACCTGTCCCCCGAGGCGGCCGACGGCGGCCCCATCGCGCTGGTGCGCGACGGCGACCCGATCCGGCTGGACTCCGCGGCCGGCACGCTGGAACTGCTGGTGCCGGAGGCAGAGCTGGCCTCCCGCACCCCGGCGGGCCGTCCCCTGGCCGACGACGAGTGGGTGGGGACGGGACGCGAGCTTTTCACCGCGTTCCGCCGCATGGCGGCCCCGCCGGAGCGGGGTGCCGGGGTCTTCGCGTTGAGTGGCGCGGAGACCGCGACCTTCGGCGGTCTGCCGGTGGCGCGCGACGACGCCGGCGGCATGAGCCTGCGTACCGGGGACGGGACGCGAAAGAGCCAGGCATCCGGTGACGGGACGCGCGGAGGCCGGGGATCCGGGATCGGTGCGCGGGGGGTCCTCACGGAAGGCGCGCGGGGTCGTCGCGCGGCGGAGTTCGCGGAGGGTCGCGCGTGA
- the eda gene encoding bifunctional 4-hydroxy-2-oxoglutarate aldolase/2-dehydro-3-deoxy-phosphogluconate aldolase — protein sequence MSVLDLAPVVPVVVVEDVATAVPMAQALVAGGLPAIEVTLRTSCALEAVARIAAEVPGAVVGAGTVRTPAEVTAAVDAGARFLVSPGATPALLDAMAGSGVPYLPGAATASEVMALAERGLTEVKFFPAVPAGGVAYLKALGGPLPEVRFCPTGGIRPQTAPEFLALPNVGCVGGTWLTPAGALAAGDYTRIEKLAAEAAALRG from the coding sequence GTGAGCGTTCTCGACCTGGCACCCGTCGTCCCCGTCGTCGTGGTGGAGGACGTGGCGACCGCCGTGCCGATGGCCCAGGCGCTGGTGGCGGGGGGTCTGCCTGCCATCGAGGTGACGCTGCGCACCTCCTGCGCGCTGGAGGCGGTGGCGCGGATCGCCGCCGAGGTGCCGGGTGCGGTGGTCGGCGCGGGGACCGTGCGCACCCCGGCCGAGGTCACCGCGGCGGTGGACGCGGGGGCGCGGTTCCTCGTCAGCCCCGGAGCCACCCCGGCGCTGCTCGACGCGATGGCGGGCTCCGGCGTGCCGTACCTGCCCGGCGCGGCGACCGCCTCCGAGGTGATGGCGCTCGCCGAGCGGGGCCTGACCGAGGTGAAGTTCTTCCCCGCGGTCCCGGCCGGCGGCGTGGCGTACCTGAAGGCGCTCGGCGGGCCGCTGCCCGAGGTGCGGTTCTGCCCCACCGGGGGGATCCGGCCGCAGACCGCGCCGGAGTTCCTCGCGCTGCCGAACGTCGGCTGCGTCGGCGGCACCTGGCTCACCCCGGCCGGCGCGCTCGCCGCCGGCGACTACACCCGCATCGAGAAGCTCGCCGCCGAGGCCGCCGCGCTGCGCGGCTGA
- a CDS encoding S8 family serine peptidase produces MRVLIQLRPDPDLVTAVATPGMTATTADVAGELPGVDLDLGFTPVVVPRARPAAPDGDPLSLHQPLVFSMAAEEASVLVRGEIADDESTTRMAMLHTRHRDVVGVYADPVIETTLTCGGSPPVGSWQDVERLMAVRELLAEGCDGTGVALAVCDTGVNAAHVTRKIGRECVIDHERSWNPAGVEGRPGAFEVDHGTMCAFDALICAPRASVIDVPVLLSRRKGETVMDGLLSDAVAAFAHLRTVLDAQPEDRRALVVSNSWGSFSPLWDLPPGRPGNYSDNPAHPFNIIVGSLAQAGADILFAAGNCGAECRDARCAYPRRPIVGANSHPQALSIGGVDTNGRRVGYSSQGPGRLSDRKPDICAYTHFAGSEAFGDGKPDSGTSAACPVAAGLVAAVRTRWPASVLPPAQLRALLQRTAEDRSDVGYDYDYGYGITDPVALLAALERRASAFVH; encoded by the coding sequence ATGCGGGTCCTGATCCAGTTGCGTCCCGATCCCGATCTCGTCACCGCGGTGGCGACCCCCGGCATGACGGCGACCACCGCCGACGTGGCCGGGGAGTTGCCGGGGGTCGACCTCGACCTCGGTTTCACGCCGGTCGTGGTGCCCCGCGCGCGGCCCGCCGCGCCGGACGGCGACCCGTTGTCGCTGCACCAGCCGCTGGTCTTCTCCATGGCGGCCGAGGAGGCGTCGGTGCTGGTGCGCGGCGAGATCGCCGACGACGAGAGCACGACGCGCATGGCGATGCTGCACACGCGGCACCGCGACGTCGTCGGGGTGTACGCCGACCCGGTGATCGAGACAACGCTGACATGTGGCGGTTCCCCGCCGGTGGGGTCCTGGCAGGACGTCGAGCGGCTGATGGCGGTGCGTGAGCTGCTCGCCGAGGGGTGCGACGGCACGGGGGTGGCGCTGGCCGTCTGCGACACCGGCGTCAACGCGGCGCACGTCACGCGCAAGATCGGCCGCGAGTGCGTGATCGATCACGAGCGGAGCTGGAACCCCGCCGGTGTCGAGGGCAGGCCCGGCGCGTTCGAGGTGGACCACGGCACGATGTGCGCCTTCGACGCGCTGATCTGCGCGCCGCGCGCCTCGGTGATCGACGTCCCTGTGCTGCTGTCGCGGCGCAAGGGCGAGACGGTGATGGACGGCCTGCTGTCCGACGCCGTCGCCGCCTTCGCGCACCTGCGCACGGTGCTCGACGCGCAGCCCGAGGACCGGCGGGCCCTGGTGGTCAGCAACAGCTGGGGGTCGTTCTCCCCGCTGTGGGACCTGCCGCCTGGCCGGCCCGGCAACTACTCCGACAACCCCGCGCACCCGTTCAACATCATCGTCGGCAGCCTCGCGCAGGCCGGCGCCGACATCCTGTTCGCGGCCGGCAACTGCGGGGCCGAGTGCCGCGACGCGCGCTGCGCCTACCCGCGACGGCCCATCGTCGGCGCCAACTCCCACCCGCAGGCGCTGTCCATCGGCGGGGTCGACACCAACGGCCGGCGCGTCGGTTACTCCTCGCAGGGTCCCGGCCGGCTCAGCGACCGCAAGCCCGACATCTGCGCCTACACCCACTTCGCCGGCTCCGAGGCCTTCGGCGACGGCAAGCCCGACTCCGGCACCTCGGCCGCCTGCCCCGTGGCGGCCGGCCTGGTGGCCGCCGTCCGCACCCGCTGGCCCGCCTCGGTCCTGCCGCCGGCGCAACTGCGTGCCCTCCTGCAACGCACCGCCGAGGACCGCAGCGACGTGGGTTACGACTACGACTACGGATACGGCATCACCGACCCGGTCGCGCTCCTCGCCGCCTTGGAACGCCGCGCGTCGGCGTTCGTCCACTGA
- the rpsD gene encoding 30S ribosomal protein S4 has protein sequence MRYTGPKVRLSRRAGVPLTRKAVRYFEARPYPPGEHGRTTSRRTAGDYGVRRLEKQKLRWYYDVSEKQMRRYWALARRRPGRSGAELVAILESRLASLVLRAGLAPSIYAARQYVGHGHITVDGRKVDIPSYLVRPGQVVAVRPKSRAMQPFVAAAEGVHADEVTAPYLTADLANLTFTLTAKPERAQIRLPVDEQLVVEHYSR, from the coding sequence GTGCGCTACACCGGTCCCAAGGTGCGGCTGTCACGCAGAGCAGGGGTCCCGCTGACCCGCAAGGCCGTCCGCTACTTCGAGGCGCGGCCCTACCCACCCGGCGAGCACGGCCGCACGACCAGCCGCCGCACGGCCGGGGACTACGGCGTGCGCCGGCTGGAGAAGCAGAAGCTGCGCTGGTACTACGACGTGTCGGAGAAGCAGATGCGCCGGTACTGGGCCCTCGCGCGGCGCCGGCCCGGCAGGTCCGGGGCCGAGCTGGTGGCCATCCTGGAGAGCCGCCTCGCGTCGCTGGTGCTGAGAGCCGGGCTCGCGCCGTCCATCTACGCCGCACGCCAGTACGTCGGCCACGGCCACATCACCGTGGACGGCCGCAAGGTCGACATCCCGAGCTACCTGGTGCGACCCGGCCAGGTGGTGGCGGTCCGGCCGAAGTCGCGCGCGATGCAGCCGTTCGTCGCCGCCGCCGAAGGCGTGCACGCCGACGAGGTCACCGCGCCGTACCTGACGGCGGACCTCGCGAACCTGACCTTCACGCTCACCGCCAAGCCGGAACGCGCACAGATCCGGCTTCCCGTCGACGAACAGCTCGTCGTCGAGCACTACTCGCGCTAG
- a CDS encoding spermidine synthase yields the protein MIAVDTPPHPDSGAARAPRLAVRPRLVVASAFMLFLELALIRWTGSNIVHLSYFTNFVLLGSFLGIGLGFLRAGRTTRQPYYSPLVLAALVLIVLRFPVTVNREAEGILYFTSLSTSGPPAWAILPVIFVAAAVVLMGPAEMVGRCFTELSRLDAYRYDLIGSLTGIVLFSALSFLSAPPVAWGLIVAVAYGVLLQPRSLGRYVGLVTVPSLVIVGALAFETLNAGALWSPYYKVTHKFFAVGDVPIMDIQVNGIPHQQAIPARNRLEWERQYALPYERTAVGTQGRLDDVLIVGAGSGTDVAIALSKGAKHVDAVEIDPKLRELGFKNHPDRPYSDPRVTTHITDGRAFLERTDRKYDLILFALPDSLTLVSGASSLRLESYLFTEESMRAARNHLKPGGAFAMYNYYRELWLVDRLASTAEAAFGHKPCVDEVGAGRQAVITAGFTPDAQVCPSTWLGASAGTPPPAVDDRPFLYLHGRDIPSIYLIALGLILLVSVLAVRAVAGPFRRMRPYADLFLLGVSFLLLETKNITGFALLFGTTWVVNAVVFAGVLVAVLAAVEVTRRFRTPSLPVMYGILFGGLVLAALVPNSWLLGLPLPLRAVCAVVVAFLPIFAANVVFAKRFNDTADATTAFGANLLGAILGGCLEYLSLVIGYNGLLIVAGLLYLGAFALMPRGTKAVA from the coding sequence GTGATCGCCGTTGACACCCCACCTCACCCTGACTCCGGTGCCGCGCGGGCACCCCGGCTCGCCGTGCGGCCGAGGCTGGTGGTGGCCAGCGCGTTCATGTTGTTCCTCGAACTGGCCCTCATCCGCTGGACCGGTTCCAACATCGTGCACCTGAGCTACTTCACGAACTTCGTGCTGCTCGGGTCCTTCCTCGGCATCGGGCTCGGGTTCCTCAGGGCGGGACGCACCACGCGGCAGCCGTACTACTCGCCGCTGGTGCTGGCCGCGCTCGTGCTGATCGTGCTGCGGTTCCCCGTCACGGTGAACCGCGAGGCCGAAGGCATCCTGTACTTCACCAGCCTGTCCACGAGCGGCCCGCCGGCGTGGGCCATCCTGCCGGTCATCTTCGTGGCCGCCGCGGTCGTGCTGATGGGCCCGGCCGAGATGGTCGGCCGCTGCTTCACCGAACTGTCCCGGCTCGACGCCTACCGCTACGACCTGATCGGCAGTCTCACCGGCATCGTGCTGTTCTCCGCGCTGTCGTTCCTGAGCGCGCCGCCGGTCGCCTGGGGCCTCATCGTCGCCGTCGCCTACGGTGTGCTGCTGCAGCCGAGGTCGCTCGGCCGGTACGTCGGCCTGGTGACGGTCCCCTCACTGGTGATCGTCGGCGCGCTGGCCTTCGAGACGCTCAACGCCGGCGCGCTGTGGTCGCCGTACTACAAGGTGACCCACAAGTTCTTCGCGGTCGGCGACGTGCCGATCATGGACATCCAGGTGAACGGCATCCCGCACCAGCAGGCCATCCCGGCGCGCAACCGCCTGGAGTGGGAACGCCAGTACGCACTGCCGTACGAGCGCACCGCCGTCGGCACGCAGGGCCGCCTGGACGACGTGCTCATCGTCGGCGCCGGCAGCGGCACCGACGTCGCGATCGCGCTGTCCAAAGGCGCCAAGCACGTCGACGCGGTCGAGATCGACCCCAAGCTGCGTGAGCTCGGCTTCAAGAACCACCCCGACCGGCCCTACAGCGATCCCCGGGTCACCACGCACATCACCGACGGCCGCGCGTTCCTCGAACGCACCGACCGCAAGTACGACCTGATCCTGTTCGCGCTCCCCGACTCGCTGACCCTGGTGTCCGGCGCCAGCTCGCTGCGCCTGGAGAGCTACCTGTTCACCGAGGAGTCCATGCGCGCCGCGCGGAACCACCTCAAGCCCGGCGGCGCGTTCGCGATGTACAACTACTACCGCGAGCTGTGGCTGGTGGACCGGCTGGCCTCGACCGCCGAGGCGGCGTTCGGCCACAAACCCTGCGTGGACGAGGTCGGCGCGGGACGGCAGGCCGTGATCACCGCCGGGTTCACCCCGGACGCGCAGGTCTGCCCGAGCACCTGGCTCGGCGCGAGCGCCGGCACCCCGCCGCCGGCGGTGGACGACCGGCCGTTCCTCTACCTGCACGGCAGGGACATCCCGTCCATCTACCTGATCGCGCTCGGGCTGATCCTGCTGGTCAGCGTGCTCGCGGTCCGTGCGGTCGCCGGGCCGTTCCGCCGGATGCGGCCGTACGCCGACCTGTTCCTGCTCGGCGTGTCGTTCCTGCTGCTGGAGACCAAGAACATCACCGGTTTCGCGCTGCTGTTCGGCACCACCTGGGTGGTGAACGCCGTGGTGTTCGCCGGTGTGCTCGTGGCGGTGCTCGCCGCCGTCGAGGTGACCCGGCGGTTCAGGACGCCGTCACTACCGGTGATGTACGGCATCCTGTTCGGCGGGCTGGTGCTGGCGGCGCTCGTGCCGAACTCGTGGCTGCTCGGTCTTCCGCTGCCGCTGCGGGCCGTGTGCGCGGTGGTGGTGGCGTTCCTGCCGATCTTCGCGGCCAACGTCGTGTTCGCCAAACGGTTCAACGACACCGCCGACGCCACCACGGCGTTCGGCGCGAACCTGCTCGGCGCGATCCTCGGCGGCTGCCTGGAGTACCTGTCCCTGGTGATCGGCTACAACGGCCTGCTCATCGTCGCCGGCCTGCTCTACCTCGGCGCCTTCGCTCTCATGCCCCGAGGGACCAAAGCGGTGGCCTAG